A stretch of DNA from Acidimicrobiales bacterium:
AACCCCTGGCCGACGATGTCGCCCGGCCGCAGTCGGGTGGGCGCCAGCGCGAGCGTGCTCATGCCGCCTCCCGGTGGGTGTCGGCGTCGACGCGACCGTCGCGCAGGGCGACCACCCGGGGCGCGTGCGCCGCGACCGTCAGGTCGTGGGTGATCAGCACGATCGTCGTGCCGGTGTCGTGCAGGGCGCCGAACACGTCGAGGATCTCTCGGCCGGTCGACGTGTCGAGGTTGCCGGTGGGCTCGTCGGCCAGCACGATCGCCGGCCCGCCCACGATCGCCCGGGCGATGGCCACCCGCTGCTGCTCGCCGCCCGACAGCTCGGTCGGCCGGTGCGTCGCCCGCTTGGCCAGCCCCACCCGGGCCAGGGCGTTGGCGGCCCGGTCCCGTCGTTCGCTGCCGGGAACGCCCCGGTAGACGAGCCCGGCGGCCACGTTGTCGAGGGCGCTGAGCCCGGACAGCAGGTGGAACCGCTGGAACACGAAGCCGAGTCGCCGGGCCCGCAGCGCCGACAGCTGCCGGTCGTTGAGGCGGCTCAGGTCGGCTCCGGCCACCCGCACCACGCCGGTGGTGGGCCGGTCGAGGGCGCCGATCATGTGCAGCAGGGTCGACTTGCCCGACCCCGACGGCCCCACGATGGCGACCATCTCGCCGCTGACGACG
This window harbors:
- a CDS encoding ABC transporter ATP-binding protein; this translates as MRDAVKEYPGAPPVRALDGVDLDVVSGEMVAIVGPSGSGKSTLLHMIGALDRPTTGVVRVAGADLSRLNDRQLSALRARRLGFVFQRFHLLSGLSALDNVAAGLVYRGVPGSERRDRAANALARVGLAKRATHRPTELSGGEQQRVAIARAIVGGPAIVLADEPTGNLDTSTGREILDVFGALHDTGTTIVLITHDLTVAAHAPRVVALRDGRVDADTHREAA